cttgggtgctcaatctattgccactctgggagatcgcatggtaagttcagccgctttttcttcaattatttgagtttcagaattttaatttattgtgcatttcttctaatttctaatgtttctttaatttatgttttttttcaaggcggaagaaaatgatggcaagccggttgatgatctcgccctaatgaggagggcgtataccaacaagaagaccggccagattgatgacggtcttgtgagggacgtggtcgacctggtccaaactcaggtggtagacgaagtgtctcaccttcaaaccgaggatgacgcttcgacggctttggccaacttgtcccggtttcgaatcaacgaaatcgttgaatccgtaagttctttttttttaaagttcaattcatttatttcttggtttaaatttgtaaatttggctattttctattcagtcggttccaaagaagaagggacgtttggtcggtttgggtcgtcgcacccggtcggttcctccttcttctgcaccaccgccctttgttgatccagaagtacttacggctcagttgaaggacaaggatgatcgcatatctttgttggagatccagatggcggctcaacaggcgggctatgaggcacaaaGGAGGCTGAACCaacaaatgatggagatgatgcagaggatgtacccgaacgaggtgttcccggacgtgccagacccgtagtttttttttttccaaaaactcggaatgctttatttttatttgtgaaactttgaatattaattaatatgatttcaattttaattttaattttatattttcgaatttaaatttcaaaaattttatttttttaaaaaaattaatattttttacattccgaggaaattaattatattttttactcgatcgaccgatgcgtttttggacatatatccatcgatagatctgtttatgaaaaaacgttcggaatataccgagggacatcttcctcggaatataccgagggacacctttcctcggaatataccgagggacatgtttccgaggaagatgtccctcggtatattccgaacgtttttttataaacagatcgatcgatggatatatgtccaaaaacgcatcggtcgatgaacttccgaggaaatatcccgacgaagttctccctcggtatattccgaggagatttccgacaaactagtgatcctcggaatttcctcggaaatttgtttcctcagaattccgtcggaaaattccgagggatttccgaggaaagaagaaatttcgagaaattatttccgaggacttgtttcgtcggtatgtcgtcggaataacgttattccgacgaaatttcgacgattttttccctcagtatccttgctgttttcttgtagtgacataTGGATATTATTAAACTGGTTGCATTTTTTGAACTCTAGGCCTTTGAAGCAAGGAAGCGAATGGCTTTGGCCTAAAGGTAATGCAAGCCGCTGCCTAAGAGCACTTACCCAGTCAAAACCAGTTCCTCCTGTTTTACCATGTTTGCAGTTAAATCATTGTATGTTATTATTGGACTAGTGTTGTAGCAGTAAGACTGTACATACATCCTTCATGTATAGTCGTTTCCACCAAGCTTTGCTTCTGGTTTTAAATGTTTTCTATTTGCAGTAAGTTAAACTTCATTTCCATTCTACTTTGAGGCTGTTTCTTTCATTCTACAGCATATCTCCCATGTATTTATTCCTAGAATATGATGGTAATTAACGAAAAGATgcatctttttaaaaatgttactcTTTACTTGTGATTCAAGCTTGTAAGCAGTGCTCTGAAACTAATATAGCGCGGGAAATTAAATGGGTCCCACAAGATTCAACAACCACCATAACGAACTCATAACCgctttcttcaatctttttctttacctctctctctctcttcaaccTCGCAAGTCAAACAACAATGGCGACTACCTCACTCTCGTGCGCCATCTTCCTCGCTGCTCTCATCCTCTGCTTTCCTCACGCTTCCGCCGGAGTTCCACTGGAAGAATTCGAAAGAGCCATCACGGTGCTCCGCGTCAGAGGCCGAGCTCTCTTCGCGAACGCGATCATCACCTCCGATCTCCTCTTCGATTTGCTCTCCGTCGAGTCTCTCACCCTCTTCGTCCCCACCGACTCCATGCTCTTCGATCTCGACATGACTCACTCTTCCTACTTCTACGTCTCCACCCTCCGCCTCCACTCCGTCCCCCTCCGCCTCCCGTTCTCCGATCTCCGATCCCTCCCGAACGCCACCTCTCTCCCGACGCTTCTTCCCTCTCACCACCTCCGACTCACCaaaccttcttcttcctcctccaacGATTCCATTTCTCTCGACGGTGTTCCCGTTCTCCTCCCTGGTTTGTTCTACGGCGAACAACTCGCCGTACACGGCCTCGCCGGTCTTATTTCTCTCACGCCTCCGTCGTCTCCCGAACTCTCCGTCGATTTACCTCTTCCCGTGGTTGATTCGCCGGCAGAGTCACCGTATTATTCAAGATTCTCGTCGGCACCACAGCCTTACGACTACTTCCTCGGTCTTTCGCCAGCGGAAGCGCCGAGGGTTGGAGAATTTCCACCATCGCCGTGGGGAGAAGAGACGATCGTAGGGGACGAAGGAGGTCCGTTCGATTGGTGGAGTAACCATTTCTGAGAGACACGTGTCGCCATCTGTGCGGGGCGGGAGATTAAACTGTAACGGTTTCTTGTTAAAAGACCAAAAGGTCCCTTCATTttcatttgataaaaatttgtaagagCTTTGATTCTGAAATTGCAAATGGATCATGAACATTTATAATTGCAAATTTCAGAATATcacatttataagaaaatacaatAGTAAGGAAGAAAGAGTTATACTAATGTTTCTCAATAGGAAAATATACAAAGAGGATGAATTTTTATCTAGTCTGGAAGTTGAGAGTCTTGATACAAAAGGCGAAGATGAAGGCAAAGAAGACAGGGAAGGCAACGAGGACAGCTGCAACAGGTCCCATGAAGCTCGACTCAAAACCATATTGGTCTTTAAGATACTGTTTCACAGTTAGCCCAGGAGGACCACCAGGGAGAGCAATGGGAGTGTCAACATCACCATACTGAGAAGTGATCAAACCGTATACGGTCCAAGCAACAGGGCAGATCCAGTAGTACCATATCCACCATTTAGGAATCTTGGGTCTCGGAATGAAGAAGCCAGAGAATAGGTTAAAAATACCATAAAAGGCTGATGCAAAGATAGAAGCAACTTGCTGGTTAGGTGTGAGTGAGACGGTCATCATGCCATAGTAAGTCCAGTATAGGAATGAGAAGTAGTTGATGAAGAGGAACCACAAGAACTTTGAAGCTTTCCACTCGAATCCAACCAATGCGTATACGATAAGAGAATAGTATATGGTCTGAACCAATACATATGGTAGCTCACATGTCACCTGAGAGATGGCGTAAGGTATAGCTGAGTACATCCCTGCTGCTTTTTCTCTGTAGAACACGCTACGTTCCACTGCCACCATTGGTTGCACCGTGGAGCAGTTGTTTACTCCAACGAATATAACTGCTGCGTAGATTGCTCCTAACACCATTGTTAGGTCTTGTACGTTTGATTTCTTACCTCCTATTTGCCAAAAGATAGTACCGATCAATAGAGATGTTGCTAAGGTGAAAATGAACCGGACAACGTTGTAGTCAGGAGATCTCCAGTATGTCCACCATTGCTTCCATAGACATGACTTGTATTGTCCCCATGTGTTCTGTGAGAACTGTGTGGCAAAGTAGAGATCAGATGCTCCTTGGGGAGGCACGCTCAGTTGTTGCACCAGCTCCTTATTTCGCCTGTGCCAAGAATCCATATGTTAGTTAGAATGCATGTATCATTAACAAATATAAAGTATTTTAACTGCCGTGTGGTCGGATGGTACGGCGGATTCGGAAAGGTGTCCGACTTTGAAACCTACCACTTAGATTTACCTATCTGTGTGACCAGACGGCGTGGATATCTAAGTCCCACGTAAAGCAACCGGGCTTGAATGTCCGATGGGCCGGCATTAGTCGggcattcgggttcggataccccaattattaaaaaaaaaaacaaaaaaacaaagtatTTTGTTGTGTTCACTCACTGGCATAAAGAAGAAGAGTTGTATAGCTCAGCAAAGTCAACTCCAAGCTTCAACTCGGCTGCTAGGGAGCTAGCTTCAAGCATCCAAGTGGCCGGGTTGTACTTTTCCGGAATCTTTGGAACTCCTGGAATGGCTTCAAAGTACTCAACAATCTTGTGAGAGTTTCTACCCAAGGGACCTGAGTATATCACTTGTCCTCCTCTCTTCATTAGTAGTAACTCATCAAAAGCCTCAAAAATATCAATGCTAGGTTGGTGGATGGTGCACACCACAGTTCTCCCTGTGTCCACTGTGTTTCTCACAGCTCTCATCACAATAGCAGCCGCTCGAGCATCCAACCCTGAAGTAGGCTCGTCCATAAAAATGATTGAAGGGTTGGCCACAAGCTCAACAGCGATGGTTAGTCTCTTTCTCTGTTCAGTGGAGAGTCCTGTGACTCCAGGTAAACCCACAATAGCGTCTCTCAAGTCCACCAACTCCACAAGTTCCATCACTTGATCCACAAACATCATTTTCTCGTCTTTGCTTACTTCCTTATCAAGGCGAAGGAAAGCAGAGAAGATAAGTGATTCTCTTACGGTAACTTGTGGAGAATGAATGTCTGTTTGTTCACAGTAGCCAGAGATTCTAGCGAATGTCTCTTGTTTCTTTGGGAATCCAGACACTCTTATGTCTCCTTCTATGTATCCTCCTGTTTTTCTCCCTGCCAAAACGTCCATCAATGTTGTCTTGCCTGCACCGCTCACCCCCATCAAGGCCGTCAACACTCCTGGCCTAAACGTGCTTGTGACTCCTTTTAGTAGTTGTAGTCTAGTTTCTTGAACTCCTTGGTCCCTCATCTCCTGCACCATCAAAGTTTCATGtaagtatttttttaacttgttacaaaaaaatatatcaaccaGTGTTTCAAAAGATTACCGCAGGCATGTCAACAAAGTATTTAACATCGTCAAAGGACAGAGCTAGAGGAGTGAAAGGAAGAACCATTCCTTTCTTGGTGTTCATATTCTCCATTGGAATCTCCTCTGTTTTGCATTattaaaagattatacattagtattaactcttttttttccaTATAAGTTCTTGTATAAACAAAGTTATACTTACTCTTGGATCCATCATGGTCTTCTTCTTTTGGGAGTATAGCTTGTGGCTTCCCAAGGGCTATTGTTATGATgcatatatgttaatatttttcTGAGGTAGTGACAGTAAAAGGAGATTgaatacaataacaaaaaaacttaCGGTCTAGATAAGTAAGTGCTAGAGTAAAAAGACAGTTGAAGAGGACAGCAAAAGCAAGCAGGGCTCCAACTCCTACCCAATACCAGTTCTTGTCGTCAAACACATCCCATATGTTAAGCACTGCTGTCCCTAACCTTGTAGTGTTGTCGGAAGACtgcaaaaatacaaaaaaatgagGGATTTGCTTTGCATGCAATTTTACTTTGTGATAAGATTAAGAAGACTTACCATTTTATTCATCCATCTTGGAGCAAGCAGTTCAGTGTTGCTGATGGCACTGAAAGCATATGAAAGAGGGGAGGCCCAAAAGGCCCACCTCCACCAAACCGGGATCTCAcgtcgaggaagaagaaaaccacCGGTTAAGAACACAACTAGCAGAACCAGCATACCACCGGTATTAGCTATGGTCATGGTTCTACAAATAGAAGCAATGAGCCTGAATATCCCTGCAGCCATCTGCTGGATCAGAAACACGACCAAGAACTGTTTAAAGAACCGGTCTGCTTCAGGCGCAAAGCCTATAGAGTAATACGTCACGCCCATCCACGCAGTAGTCTCGAAGATTGAGATCGGTATCCCTAGCAAGAAAGTAGGAAGCGTGTACGTCCAAGGTGGATGAAACAAAAGATCTCTTTGCTTGTAGAACACGGGAAGTCTCTGTATCGTCATGGCCATCTCCGCAAGACCGTTGAACATGTTGACAATCATACCGAACAGGAGTGCGCTTACGTACATGTTGGCGTCGCTCTCGTTCCTAGTGTTCATTTCCGTTCTGAGGAAAACGGTTGAGGTGATCGCtgcgatgatgatgatttggacGGTTTTGAAGACGTAGAAGAAGGAGTTTCGCTTCATGAGCATCCACTCTTTGTCCCAACAGCTTTTGAGAAGCTCTGATTTTTTGACTGAGTACTTGTCAAACACCAGAGCTGCTTTGTGGCCTTTGGATTTTTCGAAGGGTACTGATAACTCGTTGGAAAGCTTGGTTCCAACATGGAAGTTTTTGAATTTGGTGGCGAATTCATGCACTGGAATGTACCTGTAAGGTCTTCTTTCATCCACCCAGTACTGCTCTTGGTCCTTCTTAGAGGTAACCTGTTCCACACGTTAAGTGTTATTAGTATTAATACCACCAATCTAGATAGAGAGATGTATAATTTAGGACAAatcttcaaaataatatttttcaaagtttATTTCCAATATATCattcaatgaatttttttttttcaaaatacctCTCATTTGACAAGAAAATACTAAATTATTCTAATTCTTATACTTTAATTTCGTCCCACTtcctaaatattaaattttaaatcctaatcattAAACATTAAATTCAATTATCGTACTTTAACTTTTGTTGGTTATTCTACTCCAGCCTGACTTACCAACCAGCTCAAGTTGagtaatataatagttttttgATTTGATGTTAAGAAAACACTAAACTcaattatgaaatatatatttgttcttatcgttaataaatattattttattatttttcttctctatGGTAATTTTGTTATAGAAACATGATTTAATAACTTTAAAAGgtatttttgtatgttttacCTCTTGCAAGAAATCAGCCGTTCCTTTTCTTTCAGGACACTTGAAGCCAAAGCTCTCAAAGAACTCAAGAATGTGGTCTCTAGGTCCCTGGTACACAATCTGTCCCTCTGACAATAGTATTATATCATCGAAAAGATCAAACGTCTCAGGAGCAGGCTGGAGAAGAGAAATGACCACGGTAGCTTCATTGAGGTGAACGATCTGTTGCAAGCATTTTACTATTTGAAAAGTAGTGGAGCTGTCAAGCCCAGTGGATATTTCATCCATGAACAGAGTTTTAGTTGGCCCGACGATCATCTCGCCGGTTGTCACACGCTTCTTCTGACCTCCTGAGATACCTCTCATCATGTCATCTCCAACTATAGTGTCCTTGCAAATGTCAAGCCCTAGAATCTGTTTCATCAAACGTTATCCACGAGAAGCTTTATAAGTATTGTAACATAACCAGATTGCTAGAAGATTTATCTGATAAGTTGAATAGAACATAAGAACTAGCTAGAGCCGTGCTGATTTGAACTGAACCGAATCCGCCTatctgaaccaaaccaaaatttccGGTTTTTGGTTCAGGTTCAGTTTAGAAATAGGTTTATTAATCGATTCGGTTTGGtaattccaattttttttaaagtactcAAATCGTACTAACTTTTACCAAATTTCGAACCGACCTAACCAAAATTTTAACCTAAAATGACTGAAATTATTCGATCatttaaaccaaaaatctaactaaaaccgaaaaatcggTTAAATTCGGCTCAAACCGGGATAACTGAATAAGAACCATGACATCTATAAGGTGTGAAAGGGACTGACTTTGAGAGTGTAGTCAGTGATGATACTACTCTTGACACCTTGAGCGGCAGAGGCCTTCATGAACAAATCAACATCAGCTTCTGGAAAGATCCCTGCGTCCTTTTCTCTCCTAGCCAGCTCGTTTAGAAGATCTACAAGCAATTACAAGTAAGCTTCTATAAGccttaaagaaagaaaaaaaacaagaaataaatatttagattaaATA
The window above is part of the Brassica napus cultivar Da-Ae chromosome C8, Da-Ae, whole genome shotgun sequence genome. Proteins encoded here:
- the LOC106365462 gene encoding fasciclin-like arabinogalactan protein 19; amino-acid sequence: MATTSLSCAIFLAALILCFPHASAGVPLEEFERAITVLRVRGRALFANAIITSDLLFDLLSVESLTLFVPTDSMLFDLDMTHSSYFYVSTLRLHSVPLRLPFSDLRSLPNATSLPTLLPSHHLRLTKPSSSSSNDSISLDGVPVLLPGLFYGEQLAVHGLAGLISLTPPSSPELSVDLPLPVVDSPAESPYYSRFSSAPQPYDYFLGLSPAEAPRVGEFPPSPWGEETIVGDEGGPFDWWSNHF
- the LOC106366559 gene encoding ABC transporter G family member 35-like translates to MDYDPAHAMSRGGSMRRSINRSVSRASRNLEDIFSSSSRRTKSVNEDEEALKWAAIEKLPTYSRLRTSLMPALGEGDIYSNQILNKEVDVTKLDGDDRQKFIDMVFKVAEQDNERILTKLRNRINRVGIKLPTVEVKYEHLTVKADCYTGDRSLPSLLNSVRNMGESVLGMVGIQFAKKAQLTILKDVSGIIKPSRMTLLLGPPSSGKTTLLLALAGKLDKSLDISGDVTYNGYRLNEFVPIKTSAYISQNDLHVGIMTVKETLDFSARCQGIGTRYDLLNELARREKDAGIFPEADVDLFMKASAAQGVKSSIITDYTLKILGLDICKDTIVGDDMMRGISGGQKKRVTTGEMIVGPTKTLFMDEISTGLDSSTTFQIVKCLQQIVHLNEATVVISLLQPAPETFDLFDDIILLSEGQIVYQGPRDHILEFFESFGFKCPERKGTADFLQEVTSKKDQEQYWVDERRPYRYIPVHEFATKFKNFHVGTKLSNELSVPFEKSKGHKAALVFDKYSVKKSELLKSCWDKEWMLMKRNSFFYVFKTVQIIIIAAITSTVFLRTEMNTRNESDANMYVSALLFGMIVNMFNGLAEMAMTIQRLPVFYKQRDLLFHPPWTYTLPTFLLGIPISIFETTAWMGVTYYSIGFAPEADRFFKQFLVVFLIQQMAAGIFRLIASICRTMTIANTGGMLVLLVVFLTGGFLLPRREIPVWWRWAFWASPLSYAFSAISNTELLAPRWMNKMSSDNTTRLGTAVLNIWDVFDDKNWYWVGVGALLAFAVLFNCLFTLALTYLDPLGKPQAILPKEEDHDGSKKEIPMENMNTKKGMVLPFTPLALSFDDVKYFVDMPAEMRDQGVQETRLQLLKGVTSTFRPGVLTALMGVSGAGKTTLMDVLAGRKTGGYIEGDIRVSGFPKKQETFARISGYCEQTDIHSPQVTVRESLIFSAFLRLDKEVSKDEKMMFVDQVMELVELVDLRDAIVGLPGVTGLSTEQRKRLTIAVELVANPSIIFMDEPTSGLDARAAAIVMRAVRNTVDTGRTVVCTIHQPSIDIFEAFDELLLMKRGGQVIYSGPLGRNSHKIVEYFEAIPGVPKIPEKYNPATWMLEASSLAAELKLGVDFAELYNSSSLCQRNKELVQQLSVPPQGASDLYFATQFSQNTWGQYKSCLWKQWWTYWRSPDYNVVRFIFTLATSLLIGTIFWQIGGKKSNVQDLTMVLGAIYAAVIFVGVNNCSTVQPMVAVERSVFYREKAAGMYSAIPYAISQVTCELPYVLVQTIYYSLIVYALVGFEWKASKFLWFLFINYFSFLYWTYYGMMTVSLTPNQQVASIFASAFYGIFNLFSGFFIPRPKIPKWWIWYYWICPVAWTVYGLITSQYGDVDTPIALPGGPPGLTVKQYLKDQYGFESSFMGPVAAVLVAFPVFFAFIFAFCIKTLNFQTR